Proteins encoded within one genomic window of Natator depressus isolate rNatDep1 chromosome 1, rNatDep2.hap1, whole genome shotgun sequence:
- the TES gene encoding testin codes for MDLESKVKKMGLGHEQGFGAPCLKCKDKCEGFELHFWRKICRNCKCGQEEHDVLTSNEEDRKVGKLFEDTKYTTLIAKLKTDGIPMYKRNVMILTNPVSAKKNISINTVTYEWAPPVQNQTLARQYMQMLPKEKQPVAGSEGAQYRKKQLAKQLPAHDQDPSKCHELSPNEVKQMEQFVKKYKNEALGVGDVKFPSEVEAKATDKNNANGDRSTSAPVGAMEDKSSGQKGSQYSCYRCKLNMKEGDPAVYAERAGYDKLWHPACFVCCTCNELLVDMIYFWKNGNLYCGRHYCDSEKPRCAGCDELIFSNEYTQAEGQNWHLKHFCCFDCDCVLAGEIYVMVNDKPVCKPCYVKNHAVVCQGCHNAIDPEVQRVTYNNFNWHATTECFLCSCCSKSLIGQKFMPIEGMVFCSVECKKKMMS; via the exons ATGGGGTTAGGTCATGAACAAGGATTTGGTGCACCATGCTTAAAATGCAAGGATAAATGTGAAGGATTTGAACTACACTTCTGGAG AAAAATATGTCGAAACTGCAAATGCGGCCAGGAAGAACATGATGTCCTCACAAGCAACGAGGAAGATCGTAAAGTGGGGAAGCTCTTTGAAGACACAAAATACACAACCCTTATTGCAAAACTTAAAACTGATGGAATTCCCATGTATAAACGCAACGTAATGATACTGACTAATCCAGTGTCTGCCAAGAAGAATATATCCATCAATACTGTGACATATGAATGGGCTCCTCCTGTTCAGAATCAGACACTG GCTAGACAGTATATGCAGATGCTTCCAAAGGAGAAACAGCCTGTGGCTGGCTCAGAAGGTGCTCAGTACAGGAAGAAACAGTTGGCTAAGCAGCTGCCTGCTCATGATCAGGATCCTTCGAAATGCCATGAGTTATCTCCTAATGAGGTGAAGCAGATGGAACAGTTTGTGAAGAAATACAAGAATGAGGCACTTGGTGTGGGTGATGTCAAGTTCCCTAGTGAGGTGGAAGCTAAAGCTACTGACAAGAATAATGCTAATGGTGACAGAAGCACCTCAGCACCTGTAGGAGCAATGGAGGACAAGTCATCAGGTCAAAAAGGATCCCAGTAT TCCTGCTACCGCTGCAAATTAAACATGAAAGAAGGTGATCCAGCTGTTTATGCTGAGCGTGCTGGATATGACAAACTGTGGCACCCCGCTTGCTTTGTCTGCTGCACCTGTAATGAACTTCTGGTGGACATGATCTACTTCTGGAAGAATGGAAACCTATATTGTGGAAGACACTACTGTGACAGTGAGAAACCCCGATGTGCTGGATGTGATGAG cTGATATTCAGCAATGAATATACCCAGGCAGAGGGTCAAAATTGGCACCTGAAACACTTTTGCTGCTTTGATTGTGACTGCGTCTTGGCTGGGGAAATCTATGTCATGGTAAATGACAAGCCTGTCTGCAAACCATGCTACGTGAAGAACCATGCTGTG GTCTGCCAAGGCTGCCATAATGCTATTGATCCAGAAGTTCAGCGTGTAACCTACAACAACTTCAACTGGCATGCCACAACAGAGTGcttcctgtgttcctgttgtAGCAAGAGTCTAATTGGTCAGAAATTCATGCCAATAGAAGGAATGGTCTTCTGCTCAGTAGAATGTAAGAAAAAAATGATGTCTTAA